In Larimichthys crocea isolate SSNF chromosome VI, L_crocea_2.0, whole genome shotgun sequence, one genomic interval encodes:
- the tspan2a gene encoding CD9 antigen, translated as MSKVQGGMKCVKYLLFVFNFIFWLSGLLVLAVGLWLRFDPETVKLLTGDGAPDTFFIAVYILLGAGALMMIVGFFGCFGAVRESQCLLASFFVCLLIIFGAEIAAGVFGFINKEQIVEEVQKFYSSSISADVSNSNGTAIALIYHQTLNCCGGSASDATSTLCADIPEETQDCLSAITDFFNERLHIIGYIGIGVAGVMIIGMIFSMVLCCAIRNNREVI; from the exons ATGAGCAAAGTGCAGGGTGGGATGAAATGCGTGAAATATCTGCTTTTCGTTTTCAACTTCATCTTCTGG TTGTCGGGCCTGCTGGTGCTGGCTGTGGGACTTTGGCTCAGGTTTGACCCAGAAACAGTGAAGCTACTGACAGGAGATGGTGCCCCTGACACATTCTTCATAG CTGTGTACATCCTTCTTGGTGCAGGAGCGTTGATGATGATCGTAGGGTTCTTTGGATGTTTTGGGGCTGTTCGTGAGTCTCAGTGTCTTCTTGCATCG TTCTTTGTTTGCCTTCTGATAATCTTTGGAGCCGAGATTGCCGCTGGTGTGTTTGGATTCATAAACAAGGAGCAG ATTGTTGAAGAAGTCCAAAAGTTCTACAGTAGCTCCATCTCTGCTGACGTCTCCAATTCGAATGGCACCGCCATCGCACTCATTTACCACCAGACT ctgAACTGTTGTGGAGGCTCAGCATCAGACGCGACTAGCACACTTTGTGCAGACATTCCCGAGGAGACACAG GACTGTCTCAGTGCAATAACAGACTTCTTCAACGAGAGGCTTCATATCATTGGATATATTGGGATTGGTGTGGCAGGAGTAATG ATCATAGGAATGATCTTCAGTATGGTTCTGTGCTGTGCCATCAGGAACAACAGGGAGGTCATATAG
- the ngfb gene encoding nerve growth factor, which produces MRSSMLVLFLLFSVQAVAAIGGAAQQQCPGNNPSSLPTVDPKLFTKRRYLSPRVLFSAQPPDAEPAGSQSAGRRTRRRAGQPQHRGVYSVCESISVWVGNKTKATDITGNEVTVLPDVNINNVNKKQYFFETTCHSARAGSSGCLGIDARHWNSYCTNSHTFVRALTSFKKIVAWRLIRINVACVCVLSRKSWRQ; this is translated from the coding sequence ATGAGGTCGTCCATGCTGGTCCTGTTCCTCCTCTTTAGTGTGCAGGCTGTGGCCGCCATCGGaggagcagcacagcagcagtgtcCAGGCAACAACCCCAGCTCCCTCCCCACAGTGGACCCTAAACTCTTCACCAAACGGCGCTACCTCTCTCCCAGGGTGCTCTTCAGCGCTCAGCCCCCTGATGCAGAGCCGGCAGGGTCACAGAGTGCCGGCAGAAGGACCCGCAGGCGAGCAGGGCAGCCTCAGCACCGTGGAGTTTACTCAGTGTGTGAGAGCATCAGCGTCTGGGTGGGCAACAAGACCAAAGCCACAGACATCACAGGCAATGAGGTGACAGTGCTGCCAGACGTGAATATCAACAATGTCAACAAGAAGCAGTACTTCTTTGAGACGACGTGTCACAGCGCCCGCGCAGGCAGCTCTGGATGTTTGGGAATTGATGCCAGACACTGGAACTCCTACTGCACCAACTCCCACACTTTTGTACGAGCGCTGACTTCCTTTAAGAAAATCGTAGCGTGGAGGCTCATACGCATCAACGTGGCCTGCGTGTGCGTGCTGAGCCGCAAGTCATGGCGGCAGTGA